A window from Culex pipiens pallens isolate TS chromosome 3, TS_CPP_V2, whole genome shotgun sequence encodes these proteins:
- the LOC120429664 gene encoding alpha-tocopherol transfer protein-like isoform X1, whose amino-acid sequence MWGRYLGKFAYSLPQPVTMTMAHDLGYDLEEALKREGLNRNDLVALRSPPIEGVPLDITDRLLTCFLSACNQNIDETRKVIKIFYDARRDGPELFNDRDPFSPKIRQCFQNQDYFPLPPTPSGYSVVYHRLSSPKASNYCFDEAVKTYFMLLESCLTTDGPRPGLICLFDMSNVGLTHLLRVKISTIRKFFHYLQDGLPAKLKAIHVLNAVSFFDKVLYIIKPFIHAEILKMLFLHGSNDSLESLYEDWIPRSCLPSDYGGELMSVADLHQEHIRKFESMRPYFLAEERQRNGKGDDDSVLIDGASKKMKSLDID is encoded by the exons ATGTGGGGTAGATACCTTGGCAAATTTGCGT ACTCTCTACCACAACCCGTGACCATGACCATGGCACACGACCTAGGCTACGACCTGGAGGAAGCCCTAAAGCGGGAAGGACTGAACCGGAATGACCTCGTCGCGCTGCGATCCCCGCCCATCGAGGGCGTTCCGCTGGACATCACCGACCGGCTGCTGACCTGCTTTCTGAGCGCGTGCAACCAAAACATCGACGAAACCCGCAAGGTCATCAAGATCTTCTACGACGCCCGGCGGGACGGCCCCGAGCTGTTCAACGATCGGGACCCGTTCAGCCCAAAGATTCGCCAGTGCTTCCAGAATCA AGACTACTTCCCACTTCCGCCGACTCCCTCCGGTTATTCCGTGGTGTACCACAGGTTGAGCAGTCCCAAGGCATCCAACTACTGCTTTGACGAAGCCGTCAAGACGTACTTTATGCTGCTGGAGTCGTGCCTCACCACCGACGGTCCTCGACCCGGGCTCATCTGCCTGTTCGACATGAGCAACGTGGGTCTGACCCATCTGCTGCGCGTCAAGATCAGCACAATCCGCAAGTTCTTCCACTACCTGCAGGACGGTCTTCCGGCCAAACTGAAGGCCATCCACGTGCTCAACGCGGTGTCCTTCTTCGACAAAGTTCTCTACATCATCAAGCCGTTCATCCACGCGGAAATTCTCAAGATG CTGTTCCTGCACGGCTCGAACGACAGCCTGGAGTCGCTGTACGAGGACTGGATCCCGCGCAGCTGTTTGCCCTCGGATTACGGCGGTGAGCTCATGTCGGTTGCGGACCTGCACCAGGAGCACATTAGAAAGTTCGAATCGATGCGACCTTACTTCCTGGCCGAGGAACGTCAACGGAACGGCAAGGGTGACGACGACTCGGTACTGATAGACGGGGCGAGCAAGAAAATGAAATCGTTGGACATAGATTAG
- the LOC120429664 gene encoding alpha-tocopherol transfer protein-like isoform X2: protein MTMAHDLGYDLEEALKREGLNRNDLVALRSPPIEGVPLDITDRLLTCFLSACNQNIDETRKVIKIFYDARRDGPELFNDRDPFSPKIRQCFQNQDYFPLPPTPSGYSVVYHRLSSPKASNYCFDEAVKTYFMLLESCLTTDGPRPGLICLFDMSNVGLTHLLRVKISTIRKFFHYLQDGLPAKLKAIHVLNAVSFFDKVLYIIKPFIHAEILKMLFLHGSNDSLESLYEDWIPRSCLPSDYGGELMSVADLHQEHIRKFESMRPYFLAEERQRNGKGDDDSVLIDGASKKMKSLDID from the exons ATGACCATGGCACACGACCTAGGCTACGACCTGGAGGAAGCCCTAAAGCGGGAAGGACTGAACCGGAATGACCTCGTCGCGCTGCGATCCCCGCCCATCGAGGGCGTTCCGCTGGACATCACCGACCGGCTGCTGACCTGCTTTCTGAGCGCGTGCAACCAAAACATCGACGAAACCCGCAAGGTCATCAAGATCTTCTACGACGCCCGGCGGGACGGCCCCGAGCTGTTCAACGATCGGGACCCGTTCAGCCCAAAGATTCGCCAGTGCTTCCAGAATCA AGACTACTTCCCACTTCCGCCGACTCCCTCCGGTTATTCCGTGGTGTACCACAGGTTGAGCAGTCCCAAGGCATCCAACTACTGCTTTGACGAAGCCGTCAAGACGTACTTTATGCTGCTGGAGTCGTGCCTCACCACCGACGGTCCTCGACCCGGGCTCATCTGCCTGTTCGACATGAGCAACGTGGGTCTGACCCATCTGCTGCGCGTCAAGATCAGCACAATCCGCAAGTTCTTCCACTACCTGCAGGACGGTCTTCCGGCCAAACTGAAGGCCATCCACGTGCTCAACGCGGTGTCCTTCTTCGACAAAGTTCTCTACATCATCAAGCCGTTCATCCACGCGGAAATTCTCAAGATG CTGTTCCTGCACGGCTCGAACGACAGCCTGGAGTCGCTGTACGAGGACTGGATCCCGCGCAGCTGTTTGCCCTCGGATTACGGCGGTGAGCTCATGTCGGTTGCGGACCTGCACCAGGAGCACATTAGAAAGTTCGAATCGATGCGACCTTACTTCCTGGCCGAGGAACGTCAACGGAACGGCAAGGGTGACGACGACTCGGTACTGATAGACGGGGCGAGCAAGAAAATGAAATCGTTGGACATAGATTAG